One genomic window of Papilio machaon chromosome 17, ilPapMach1.1, whole genome shotgun sequence includes the following:
- the LOC106721534 gene encoding 28S ribosomal protein S5, mitochondrial, with protein MALKLFSLKHLIKKPVNILFNQGSIYQNNVVHNLKNFSTSSIACVNFFNKLPAEKLWKSVTSVSNAGAKKGRGKGAGRIRIRDLNRGQVIGVGKVNMLWPGLSAPVIRGRELLKQQRLPDDPERMEKLIKLRDSMTKFRRIKLSSIERGWSGTRMPGRSIGPPDPVADEEFTGFDTKVLQLRSLLIMKGTLGRTRNYQAMVVTGNGQGLAGFGLGRAKEAPAALRKAKNRAGKKLMHFDIYNGHTIFHDFFTAFGKTKIYVEKKNEGFGLSCHRAIKEICQAIGIKDLRAKVEGSHNLQHIVKAFFIGLLQQRTHQKLAEEKKLHLVEYKAENEYYPTVVASPSVVRTKDEIPKDETLDFIQYVMNDKVVLKKKKFPRFYETMPHYDIYLKKYERYRNHEKIRLNLKIENGEVKSFLNYKYPEENDVKET; from the exons ATGGCTCTTAAGTTATTTTCACTAAAACATCTAATCAAAAAGCcagtaaacatattatttaaccaAGGATCGATTTATCAAAACAATGTAGTTCATAACCTAAAAAATTTCAGTACATCTTCGATAGCTtgtgtaaacttttttaataagt TACCTGCGGAAAAGTTGTGGAAATCCGTGACATCTGTAAGTAATGCTGGAGCGAAAAAAGGTCGTGGTAAAGGTGCTGGGCGTATACGTATTCGAGATTTGAACCGTGGACAAGTAATAGGGGTGGGAAAGGTTAATATGCTGTGGCCAGGATTGTCTGCACCTGTAATTAGGGGTAGAGAGCTGTTGAAACAACAGCGGCTGCCTGATGATCCTGAAAG AATGGAAAAGCTTATAAAGCTACGTGATTCAATGACAAAATTCCGGAGAATCAAACTGAGTTCTATTGAGCGAGGTTGGTCTGGAACCCGTATGCCAGGACGAAGCATTGGACCTCCTGATCCAGTGGCTGATg aAGAGTTTACTGGATTTGATACGAAAGTGCTGCAATTGAGATCTTTGCTGATTATGAAAGGTACTTTAGGCAGAACTCGGAACTACCAGGCAATG GTTGTTACTGGAAATGGTCAAGGTCTGGCAGGTTTTGGTCTCGGTAGAGCAAAGGAAGCCCCGGCAGCATTACGGAAAGCCAAAAACAGGGCTGGAAAGAAATTGATGCACTTTGATATTTACAATGGCCACACAA TTTTCCATGACTTCTTCACGGCTTTTGGAAAAACGAAAATTTACGTTGAGAAAAAGAATGAAGGTTTTGGCTTGAGTTGTCACCGAGCTATCAAGGAGATCTGTCAAGCTATTGGCATTAAGGATCTGCGAGCTAAGGTGGAAGGCTCCCACAATCTGCAGCACATTGTCAAAGCATTCTTCATTGGTCTTCTGCAGCAG AGAACACATCAAAAGCTTGCGGAAGAGAAAAAATTACACCTTGTTGAATATAAAGCTGAAAACGAATACTATCCGACCGTAGTAGCTAGTCCCAGTGTTGTAAGAACCAAAGACGAAATACCCAAAGATGAAACACTGGATTTCATACAATATGTAATGAATGACAAAGTTgtgttgaaaaagaaaaaattccCAAGATTCTATGAGACTATGCCACACTATGATATTTATCTTAAGAAATACGAGAGGTACAGGAACCATGAAAAGATTcgattaaatcttaaaattgaaaatgggGAAGTAAAGAGTTTCCTCAATTACAAATATCCAGAGGAAAATGATGTAAAAGAAACATAG
- the LOC106721557 gene encoding zinc finger protein-like 1 homolog, which translates to MGLCKCPKRKVTNQFCFEHRVNVCENCMVTNHPKCIIQSYLQWLQDSDYNPICEICTKSLSEGECIRLTCYHVFHWECAESRYRALPRTTAPAGYQCPSCATPVFPPPNLVSPVADVLREKLAGVNWARAGLGLPLLSDDQDMKGAASRRSQSPLEKFQYSNNIMDSHRGTPVGASDDESTNRSATSSPHSIIQIPDEPVNIYDGTSKRNDILQGGQAPRKGFKLLDNTSVIPNFDHDENKYKQKSTFAWVNRWWKNTLPSSRIRRAGGLYRRYWIMLFVLIVVIVILVLLSHRDVDDENPFGVIHEDGHRILQKN; encoded by the exons ATGGGCCTCTGTAAATGTCCGAAAAGGAAGGTAACGAACCAGTTTTGTTTTGAACACAGAGTGAATGTTTGCGAAAATTGTATGGTAACAAACCATCCAAAG tGCATTATACAGTCTTATCTGCAGTGGCTTCAAGATAGTGATTATAATCCCATTTGCGAAATATGCACAAAAAGTTTATCCGAGGGGGAGTGCATACGGCTAACTTGCTATC atgTATTTCATTGGGAATGCGCGGAATCTCGTTACCGTGCATTACCCCGCACAACAGCCCCAGCAGGCTACCAGTGCCCATCTTGTGCTACTCCAGTATTTCCTCCTCCCAACTTAGTGTCCCCCGTAGCTGATGTACTCCGAGAAAAGCTTGCAGGTGTCAACTGGGCAAGAGCAGGTCTTGGCTTACCATTG CTTTCAGATGACCAAGACATGAAAGGTGCTGCAAGTAGACGCAGTCAATCTCCATTAGAAAAATTCCAATATTCTAACAATATAATGGATAGCCATCGCGGTACTCCTGTCGGGGCGAGTGACGATGAATCAACGAACCGCTCTGCAACGAGCTCACCACATTCCATAATTCAAATTCCAGATGAACCGGTTAATATATATGATGGTACATCTAAAAGAAATGATATCTTGCAAG gcGGTCAAGCACCAAGAAAAGGTTTCAAATTACTTGACAACACAAGTGTAATACCGAACTTCGATcatgatgaaaataaatataaacaaaaatcaacatttgCGTGGGTCAACAGATGGTGGAA GAATACACTTCCCTCTTCTCGCATACGAAGAGCTGGTGGTCTGTACAGGCGCTACTGGATCATGCTGTTTGTTTTGATAGTGGTTATTGTCATTTTGGTCCTGCTTAGCCACCGAGATGTTGATGACGAAAACCCATTTGGAGTTATCCATGAAGACGGACATAGAATATTGCAGAAAAATTAa